DNA from Chrysemys picta bellii isolate R12L10 chromosome 13, ASM1138683v2, whole genome shotgun sequence:
GACCTATGAGAGCTGGGTCCTCAGCTCCTATTATCTTCACTGGGAACTTACCCTCCAACTAACTCCCTGTAGGAATCTTTGAAAATTCTATCCTAGAGCAATGAACTTTACCCTCtattcttctttttttccccttctctcctcctcctcctcctcaccattTCCACAGTGAAATTAAATTCAAAGTActgtttccctttcttctgacaCCAGTGTCTAATACTACCATTTCCCATCCACCCCGCTGCTGCCAAGTGGTTTTAGGTGCCTGGAGCTTTACAAATTGGTTTCCAGTGGGGGAGAAACTAGTGATATATTCTCAGTGTGATTTACTTTTACACATATGCTCAAGTCCTGAAATAAGAGGGCCAAGGAGCATGCAGGGGAATCTCCTTTTCCAGGAATCTCATCCCAACTCAAATGCCCATTTCCCAGGGAGAAAATTTGTCTCAAGCACTGACAATCAGAACCCAAGGCAAGACAGCAAACATTCCTGCAGCATTTTCCCCTAAAACAAATGGCATGCAAAGCTGAGTGGGACGAATAATTCACTCCCTTTACTCTCTGCCAAACTTTAGACTGTTTCTTCTTCACAGGGTCACAGCCACTTCTGAGGATGTAGTAAAATAAGGGCAACAACTCTAGTGAAGTGGGGATGTTGATGTATGACAATCTATCTGACAAACaactaaattaaaactttttctagctctctttttattttttatttttttaaaggtgctgggttgacagccctggagaatggACATGCTCTCAGTATCCATGCATCAGATGTAACACAGACTATGGCAGCTCCACCAGATGGCCCTGCCTAAGACCACCAAACTCCCTTATGGAGACATCACTTCCAGTGCTGAAAGAGAGATATAGTCTCTTCCAGGGCAGTCTGTCCTGCACTGTGTGGTGTTTGAGTTTCTAGAAAAATGACTGGTAAAGGCCAGCCAGTATGGCTGATTGGCCATCATTTTCATTTCTATGAGAATACCTCCTAAGTTCATATCAGGGCTGAGACATCAGACCCATTGAACTGCTCTCAGATGGAAATTACTTAGGGCCATATTTTTAAGTctttaggtgcctagtgggatttccaAAAATATCTAAGCACCTAACTGcgatttaaatcaatgggaattaggcatctaaatgctCTTAAATGTCCCACTCGGTTCCTAAATACCAGCAACTATCTGGCCTTTAGTGCTTAGTTATCCCATGGTAACAGACTGGAGCCACTTGGGTTACTCCATACAAGCTATATCTTTCTTTATCCtttcttagagagacaaggtgggtgaggcaatatcatttattggaccaacttctactaGTGAAAGActagcttttgagtttacacagagctcttcttcctgtTAATCCTGATCCATGCTCACTGCACTGTGAAATATGAAAAATGAATCCTATCCTCCTAGGAAAGATGGCACCCAAAGAAACACTAGGAGTCCTGAAATCTCCTCATGGAGACAATTAGAGTCAATAGATGTTGCGGGAACTAGTGTAGGTTTGGACAGAAAAGACCCATATTTTGAATTCCAAGAAGAAATTGAATTCCAAGTTAGAGACCTCACAGGGGGGAGTAAGGTCAGAACTAGCCCAGGCAGTCCAGGAATTTGGCAGTATTTTCTATAAAGACAACCTCAGTTGTGGACTCACTGTGCTCCACATTGTAGATATCCTCTGTCTTCCCATGACATCATACAAGAGATTATAGAGTCTCTCTCTGAATCATTATCTGGGTATGTAATTCTACTTGTAAGTCTTCCATGTGGCCTCTCCCAGAGTCTACAGGCAAATGCCATCTCACTGTTGGTTATTCTTACACTGTTCACTAAATCTCTTTTTTCTGAACCTGTGGCTCCTCAAACTAAGATGGGCTTAGTTcccaagaatcagaggggtagccgtgttagtctgaatctgtaaaaagcaacagagggtcccgtggcacctttaagactaacagaagtattgggagcataagctttcgtgggtaagaacctcacttcttcttcttgcatctgaagaagtgaggttcttacccacgaaagcttatgctcccaatacttctgttaatcttaaaggtgccacaggaccctctgttgcttttagttCCCAagagttattaaaaataatattttcttcatGTCTCCTATTTTCCTTAGAGCCTCTTTAAtttccttgtttctcaggctgtagatgagagGGTTCATGGCCGGAGGAAGCACTGTATAGAGAACAGTGGCGAGCAGGTCATAGTATGTAGAAGATCCTGAGTTTGGTTTCATGTATGTAAACATTCCAGTGCCAAGAAACAAACCAACTACAGTCATGTGGGGCAGACAGGTTGAGAAGGCTTTAGACTTACCCTGCGCTGAGGGGATCATTAGCGTAGTGGAGAAGATGCGAGTGTAAGACACGATAACTAAACCAAAACTAATGAAACACAAGAATATAACACAGGCAAGAAGCAAAGTTTCATTAAGGTGAGTATCAGCGCAAGAGATCTTCAGTAACTGTGGGAtatcacagaagaactgatcaaTTGCATTGGACTGGCAAAAGGACAACCTAAAGGTGTTACCAGTGTGAAAGGCCGTATAGATCGCACTGCCAATCCAAGAACCAGCTGCCATCTGGACACAGGTGCCTGTATTCATGATGACCCTGTAATGAAGAGGATGGCAGATTGCAATGTACCAGTTGTATGCTATGATCAGGAGCAGTGTCATCTCAGTAATAACAAAGGTGACCATCAAGaagacttgggcaacacatccagAGAAAGAGATTTGTCTGTCATTGGTTAGGGAATTGGCCGTGGACTTGGGGACGGTGACGGAGATGTAGCAGAGGTCTAGGTCTAGGAAGGATAAGTTGCCcaagaagaagtacatgggggtgtgcaggtggcggTCCACAGCTACAGCTATGAGGATGAGAAGATTCCCAATCAGAGCTGTCAGATAAATCACTAGAAACACCACAAAATGTAAAATCTGCAACTCTCGGATGTCGGAGAaacccaggagaaggaactcagtcAGGATGGTTTGGTTGGCTGTTTCCTGTCTCAGGTACAttctgtggtgggaagaacaagGGGAATGGCAAGGTAAATGGTTACAAAGAAGAGGGAAACTGGTGTGGAGAGagtcaataaggaagtgttttttactccttcccataacacaagaactgaaattattaggcagcagatttaaaacaaacaaaaggctggATTTGTTGACTATTAAAGAGAGATTTGAAGAGTAAATTATGTTGTTTGGTTTAACTGTAACATATGTGCTCAATGTGAACACCAAATGTATAGCTGAAGTATTTAACATAAAGAAAGGAGATACAACTAATGCTGCTGAAGTGGgattgtcaaggctggatccccactttgaactttagggtacaaatgtaggggcctgcatgaaaacttctaagcttaactaccagcttagctctggttctgctgccaccatttcaatggattccattcctgggaaaccttgaaaaaccttcaccaaattcctggtgaatacagatccaaaccccttggatcttaaaacaaggagaaattaaccatcccccctccttcctcccaccaactcctggtgaatcaagatccaaaccccttggatcttgaacaaggaaaaatcaatcaggttctttaaaagaaggcttttaattaaagaaaaaggtaaaaatcatctctgtaaaatcagtatggaaattaaccttacagggtaatcaaacttaaagagctcagaggattcccctctagtctcaggttcaaagtacagcaaacaaagataaacactctagtaaaaggtacatttacaagttgagaaaaacaaaggaaaactaacacgccttgcctggctatttacttacaagtttgaaataggagagacttgtttagaaagatgtggagaacctggattgatgtctggtccctctcagtcccgagaacgaacacactcccaaacaaagaacacaaacaacagccttcccccccccaagatttgaaagtatcttgcccccttattggtcctttaggtcagatgccagccaggttacctgagcttcttaaccctttacagggaaaaggattttggagtctctggccaggagggattttatagtactgtacacaggacagctattacccttccctttatagttatgacagggataatgacagaaaaatgtacCTGTAATATTAGAAAATGTTCCTGATATTGAGCTTGATGAGCCTCTTTAATAGACTTAGAGCATCACTTGCCATATGCAAAGCCTCAGTAGAATAACTGCTAGTAAATATACAATATAATTCAATATGTACGTCACATAGTGCCTACATTGTATATGGAAATATAGAGATACTTTGGTTATCTGGGCATTGCTGTAGATagaataataaacaaaatatttgattttggaAGACTGCATTGATTTATCTTGTTGTTTGGATTAAGTGCTTACTAAACAGTTCCATTAAATATAATTGTTCAATATTGGTCACAATTTAAGAATTGCTAGAGCATCTGTGTAAATTTAATTAGTCATTTTTGGTGGTCTTAATGCTTCACACTCACAAAAATACTGCTCTAAAAATATGTTTATGGTTTCTTTGTTACATTAATTATTGGAGATAATTAGACTTAATAATAAATTAAAGGGAAAGTCTAACCTGTACCTTcatgcaaccccccacccccaaattatTCACTGTGAATGTGACACTGTGTTGTACCTCAACACATCCCTATGCCCTCCATTTCACAGAGTTACAGCCAAACACAATTCTGTGCATATTCATTTAATTGATGTTGCAAAACAAGTCCTTCTCTTCAAGCTAAGCCTTAGCAATGTGTGTTCTTGGAAACAGGCAGAGCTGAG
Protein-coding regions in this window:
- the LOC101941155 gene encoding olfactory receptor 14A16-like encodes the protein MYLRQETANQTILTEFLLLGFSDIRELQILHFVVFLVIYLTALIGNLLILIAVAVDRHLHTPMYFFLGNLSFLDLDLCYISVTVPKSTANSLTNDRQISFSGCVAQVFLMVTFVITEMTLLLIIAYNWYIAICHPLHYRVIMNTGTCVQMAAGSWIGSAIYTAFHTGNTFRLSFCQSNAIDQFFCDIPQLLKISCADTHLNETLLLACVIFLCFISFGLVIVSYTRIFSTTLMIPSAQGKSKAFSTCLPHMTVVGLFLGTGMFTYMKPNSGSSTYYDLLATVLYTVLPPAMNPLIYSLRNKEIKEALRKIGDMKKILFLITLGN